The genome window CTCCGTCCCATGACTTGTCCGTTCCAGTATCAGGCATATTTGAACGAAATGCGAAGCTATAGAGATTTGCCCCTCCGTTACAGTGAAACCTCAACCCTTTTCCGTAACGAAGCATCGGGCGAAATGCACGGTCTTATCCGTGTTCGTCAGTTCACCATTTCGGAAGGTCATTTGATGTGCCGTCCTGACCAGTTGGAGGACGAATTCAAGCGTTGCTTGGAACTTACCACCTATATGCTTAAAACCTTGGGTCTTTATGAAGATGTATCCTACAGATTCTCTCAGTGGGATCCTGAGGACCGTGGAAAATATATCGGTACCGAAGAACAGTGGGATGAAGCACAGGGTATCATGAAAAATATCCTAGACAAGCTTGAAATCCCGTATGTAATCGGTGTTGGCGAAGCGGCATTCTATGGCCCGAAGCTGGATATCCAGATTCGCAACGTATTCGGTAAGGAAGATACCTTAATTACCATTCAGATTGACCAGATGCTGGCTGAAAAGTTCGGTATGGAATACATGGATGCAGACGGTACCAAGAAGAACCCCTATATCATCCACAGAACCTCTATCGGTTGCTACGAAAGAACTCTTGCATTGCTGATTGAGAAGTATGCAGGTGCGTTCCCGTCCTGGATGGCGCCTGTACAGGTAAAGGTTATCCCGATTTCCGAAAAGCATGCAGACTATGCAGAGCAGGTAAGCAAAGCTTTAAAGGACAAAGGATTCCGCGTAGAAACCGATTACAGAAACGAAAAAATCGGCTACAAGATTCGCTCGGCGCGTATGGAAAAAGTACCTTACATGCTGGTTATGGGCGATAAGGAAATTGAAGAGGGCAAGGTATGCGTGCGTACCCGCGGTGTAGAAGAAACCGAAACCATGACGGTTGAGGAATTTGCCGCAAAGCTGGATGCAGAACAAATCAACAAAGTATACAGATAATTAAAAAAGGTTTCCCAATCGGGAAACCTTTTTTGGTACAAACGTCGCGTTTTGGGGAACAAACGTCTATTGCAATTTATTTCAGCGTATGTTATAATAAAAATACAGAAAAACAAGGAGGGATTTATATGAAAAGATTTATTGCATTGTTGGTGGCACTTATGATGCTGTTTTCGGTAACCGCAGGTGCGGCACCTGCATTTTTGTCAGAGCTGTACACCAATTACACAAGCAACGCTTCCATAACCTTTAAGCTTGAAAATGTGGACGGCTTGATGAATGTGCTGGAAGAGGCAGGCGTGCTAGAAGAGATAGAAAAACATGTGGATATCAGAAGCCTTTTGTCTGACTTTACCTATGGGGGAAGCACGACAGCGAAAGTGGATATTTCAAACGACTTTAAAACGGTTAAAATGCATACCGCGTCGGATGTAAATCTTGCTGTTTCGCTGAATCCGAATATGAGTGCAAACGCAAATTTAAAAGCTCAGAGCTGGATAATGCTTGATATTTCGGATGCAGAAAATCCTGTTTTTAAAGTGATTCAGAAATCACCCATACATAACAAATATGAGTATGTAGACATCGCGGCACAGTTCTCGCAGGAGGATAAGCAGGCAATGGTGCTGGCTTTGAGCACGGTATTGGACAAAGATTTTCTTACCGGTCTTGTTGCAAAGGGCGCAGCGCTTTTGGAAAAATACGCGACAATTGACTTAACCGATTCCGAATGCGTTATCCGCATTGACGATGCAGGTATAAAAGCAATTGTGGCTGAGGTTTTGAATTTGCTCGCAGTACAGCTTGGTGCGGATGTGGAAACACAAATGGAAATTCAAGAGTTCCTGGATGAATTTAAAGAAATGGACTTCCGCATTTTAGGTGAGGACGGAATTGTGTGCAAGTACAGCTTAGAAAACGGAAAGCCTAAGGATGTATATGAAGCAATAGATATTTCACTGGATCTTACTGAGCTTGCAGGAACAGAATCACCGTTTACACTGGACATACAGATTGAGGGAAATGGTACCATTTCCGATATCGGCACGACGGTTGTGGAATTTCCTGAACTGACCGAAGAAAATTCTTTTGACGGTACAATTCTCTATGAAGCATACGAGGATTACGAAATTTATGAGGAAGAAAAAGAGTATCCCATCTGGAATCTGGATAACTATACAGAGTATCTGCCTGTTGTAAACGGTGAGGTATATGCACCATTCCGCCAGATTATGAAGGAAGCCTTTGAAGAAAATGTACAGATTGGGTATGACAACGGTGTGATTACCGCTGCCTGCGATTACTTCCCAAGCTATAAGGAAGTAAAGTTCACGGTTGGCGAAAACACGGTATACACCGATGGCATTGCACATACCATTTCGGGTCCTGCTGTGATTGAAAACGGCGTAACCTACGTTTCTAAATCCTTTATCGAAGAAATCTTAGGCTGGGATTATTTCTATGCAGAATACAATCTGATCGAAAAAGTGTACAGATACGATATTTACACAAATAGTTATTAAGCTTAAAAGTCTCCCCAAGGGAGACTTCAGACTGTCGAAAAAGTCGTTCTACCGCAAACAAAGAACTTTTTGTCATTCTGAGCAAAGCGAAGAATCTCTGGGTTGAACAGATGTTGAATGGAGCGGAATCCATCGAGGATTCCGCTCCATTGTTTGCTTTTTGCCAATTTGAACTCTACCGTACCTTTGTACGCCGACGAATTCAAATTGACAAAATATAACTTCCTTTTTCTTAAGTCTACAGCGTGTCGATAGGTTTATCGACACGCTGAAGTCTCCCAAAGGGAGACTTTTTTGTTTGTAAAAACACTTGAAAAGGATTTCAATTTATGGTATACTAAAGTGATTAAGTTTGAAAGGTGAAGGACATGGAAAAAGTCAGATTACAAAAGGTGATTGCAGAAGCCGGTTTAGCCTCACGCCGTAAAGCGGAAGAATGGATTGAAGCAGGTCAGGTCAAGGTGAACGGCAAGGTGGCACATCTTGGTGAAAAGGTTGACCCCGAAACAGATGAAATCTATTGCCGCGGTGAAAAAGTCAAGGCAGTTACCAAAAAATATTATATTATGCTCTACAAGCCCGAGGGTTGTGTAACCACCGTGCAGGATGAGTTTGACAGACCCACCGTTATGGAATATGTAAAAGACGTGCCTGCACGTCTGTATCCCGTGGGAAGGCTTGACTATAATACCGAAGGCTTGTTGCTCTTTACCAATGACGGGGACTTTGCCAACGGCATTACCCATCCCAAAAATAAAATCCAAAAGACTTATCTTGCCCATGTCAAGGGTGGAGAATTTACCAAAGAACAACTGGCACAGCTGAAAAAAGGCGTAAAGCTTGAGGATGGCATGACACAGCCTGCAAAGGTAAGAGTAGACACCATCTATAACAACGGCACAACGCTTGTGGAAATCTCTATTACAGAGGGCAGAAACCGTCAGGTGCGTCGTATGATGGAAGCGGTGGGGCATCCGGTGCTTGCTTTAAAGCGTATCAGCATCGGTGAGGTACATTTGGGGAACTTGCCCTACGGAAAATGGCGACATATGAACCCTAATGAAATAAATTCTTTAAAAAGTAAATAAAAAAGAGGAAAAAAGAATTTTTTGCAGAATAATAGAAATAAGCGGTAATTTGGGACTTTTTTCAAATTCTGCTTACATAAAATGTTAAATTTGCTGAAAAAATTCGGGTTGCTTCGGGATTTTTTCGGCCTTTATGTGTTTTAAAATGCTGTTACTGCGTTGCAGTAGAAACGGAGGAAGAAAATGGCAGAAAAAAGTAAGATTGAACTGCTTCGTTCCATCAAGGCAAAAGCGAAGAAGACAGACGGAACTGAGCAGAAGCAGGCAGGAAAGCTTACTGCAAGACAGAGAATTGCGGAGCTTTTCGACGAAGGCACATTCGTGGAAGTTGGCGCGTTGGTTCGTGCTAAAACTGCAAACATTGCAGATGCTCTGGATGCTTCTACCGAAGGTGTAATCACCGGTTACGGCTCTGTAGACGGCAGACTGGTGTTTGCGTATGCACAGGATGCAACTGTTTTAAACGGTGCAGTAAGTGTAATGCACGCAAAGAAGATTGTACGTATTATGGAAATGGCAAAAAAAGCAGGCGCAGTACTGATTGGCATTGCTGATTGTGGCGGCGGTGTGCTGGAAGAAGGCATTGAGCTTTTGGAAGCATACGGCGACATCATGACCAAGGCTATGGAAATCAGAAGCTCTGTTCCGCAGATTACCGTAGTTGCAGGCTACTGCACAGGTATCTCTGCAATGATTGCTCAAATCAGTGATATTGTGATCATGGCGGACAAGGGTGCAAAGATGTACCTGCAGGCAGGTCAGTGCTTTGGTATTACCGACGAAAGCTTTGGCGATGCAAAGTCTGCATTAAAAGACGGTACTGCACATTTAATCGCAGATACCGATAAAGATGCATTGGCTCTGGCAAAGGATGTTTTGGCATTTTTACCGGACAACCTCTTAACCGAAGCTTTTGTAGAAGTTAACGAAGATGATGTAAACCGTGGCTGTGCAGTTGCTGCGGCTATGGCTGAAAGCAATGTATATGATGCAAAGGCAGTTTTAGCTGACATTGCAGACGCAGGTTCTTTCTTAGAACTTAAGAGCGAATATGCAAAAGAAGCGGTTATCGGCTTTGCACGCATGGACGGTAAA of Clostridia bacterium contains these proteins:
- the thrS gene encoding threonine--tRNA ligase; the encoded protein is MEQNELQILRHTASHVLAQAVLRLYPGTKLGIGPAIDTGFYYDFDTETPLTQEDLEKIEAEMKKIAKENLKIERFELPRDEALELMKDQPYKVELIENLPEGEPISFYKQGEFTDLCVGPHLGYTAKVKAFKLLSVTGAYWRGDEKNKMLQRIYATAFQSKDELNAHLEQLEEAKKRDHNKLGRELHLFTTVDSVGQGLPILLPKGAKMIQILQRFVEDTEAKLGWQMTKTPLMAKSDLYKISGHWDHYKDGMFVMGDEETDKEVFALRPMTCPFQYQAYLNEMRSYRDLPLRYSETSTLFRNEASGEMHGLIRVRQFTISEGHLMCRPDQLEDEFKRCLELTTYMLKTLGLYEDVSYRFSQWDPEDRGKYIGTEEQWDEAQGIMKNILDKLEIPYVIGVGEAAFYGPKLDIQIRNVFGKEDTLITIQIDQMLAEKFGMEYMDADGTKKNPYIIHRTSIGCYERTLALLIEKYAGAFPSWMAPVQVKVIPISEKHADYAEQVSKALKDKGFRVETDYRNEKIGYKIRSARMEKVPYMLVMGDKEIEEGKVCVRTRGVEETETMTVEEFAAKLDAEQINKVYR
- a CDS encoding methylmalonyl-CoA carboxyltransferase; this encodes MAEKSKIELLRSIKAKAKKTDGTEQKQAGKLTARQRIAELFDEGTFVEVGALVRAKTANIADALDASTEGVITGYGSVDGRLVFAYAQDATVLNGAVSVMHAKKIVRIMEMAKKAGAVLIGIADCGGGVLEEGIELLEAYGDIMTKAMEIRSSVPQITVVAGYCTGISAMIAQISDIVIMADKGAKMYLQAGQCFGITDESFGDAKSALKDGTAHLIADTDKDALALAKDVLAFLPDNLLTEAFVEVNEDDVNRGCAVAAAMAESNVYDAKAVLADIADAGSFLELKSEYAKEAVIGFARMDGKAVGMVANNPEVNEGALTAESMAKMEEFVNACDGLNIPVVTLVNTKGYEFKPENAKAIIDGAVSLNAVYKSAGVPKITVIAGKAYGSAYLTMGNGALGSDVAFALPNAEISVINPAGGADIFFADTIKGAKDPYTGRKMAEDKYRDVYNNPYVAAAKGLVDDVVDPAELRPILVTTLDMLASKMDME
- a CDS encoding rRNA pseudouridine synthase → MEKVRLQKVIAEAGLASRRKAEEWIEAGQVKVNGKVAHLGEKVDPETDEIYCRGEKVKAVTKKYYIMLYKPEGCVTTVQDEFDRPTVMEYVKDVPARLYPVGRLDYNTEGLLLFTNDGDFANGITHPKNKIQKTYLAHVKGGEFTKEQLAQLKKGVKLEDGMTQPAKVRVDTIYNNGTTLVEISITEGRNRQVRRMMEAVGHPVLALKRISIGEVHLGNLPYGKWRHMNPNEINSLKSK